The Nitratidesulfovibrio sp. SRB-5 genome includes a window with the following:
- a CDS encoding cyclase family protein — translation MTRGLTFTRLADLAHPIGSGMPRWPGDPPVTFLDVASREEDGYDLRVFAMGEHSGTHVNAPLSFLPGGADVRTAAPWPLLLPLAMLDLRGRAAADPGTRCTPDDVLDWEAAHGRVPRGGLFVCNTGWHRLWSDPDRFMGVQWGALRAGPGDAPPMQFPSFTPAAVHLLVHERGAGGIGIDTHGVDAPDDAEFLCNRMALAAGAVVVECLAALDGLPATGAHVLLAPLGLCGGTGAPVAVTAFVP, via the coding sequence GTCTGGCGGACCTTGCGCATCCCATCGGCAGCGGCATGCCGCGCTGGCCCGGTGACCCGCCGGTAACCTTTCTGGATGTGGCCAGCCGCGAAGAAGACGGCTACGACCTGCGCGTCTTCGCCATGGGCGAGCACAGCGGCACCCACGTCAATGCGCCGCTGTCCTTCCTGCCCGGCGGGGCGGACGTGCGCACGGCGGCGCCGTGGCCGCTGCTGCTGCCCCTTGCCATGCTGGATCTGCGCGGCAGGGCGGCGGCAGACCCCGGCACGCGCTGCACCCCGGACGACGTGCTGGACTGGGAAGCGGCCCATGGCCGCGTGCCGCGCGGCGGCCTGTTCGTGTGCAACACCGGCTGGCATCGCCTGTGGTCCGATCCCGACCGGTTCATGGGGGTGCAGTGGGGCGCGCTGCGCGCCGGTCCGGGGGATGCGCCGCCCATGCAGTTCCCTTCGTTCACGCCTGCTGCCGTGCACCTGCTGGTGCACGAACGGGGCGCGGGGGGCATCGGCATCGACACGCACGGGGTGGACGCCCCGGACGACGCGGAGTTCTTGTGCAACCGCATGGCCCTGGCCGCCGGGGCCGTGGTGGTGGAATGCCTGGCCGCCCTGGACGGGTTGCCCGCCACCGGGGCGCACGTGCTGCTTGCGCCGCTGGGGCTGTGCGGCGGCACCGGAGCGCCGGTGGCCGTAACGGCGTTCGTGCCGTAG